A genomic stretch from uncultured Pseudodesulfovibrio sp. includes:
- a CDS encoding L-lactate dehydrogenase (quinone) large subunit LdhH produces the protein MQNAKDLKEYRKEMQESLDNEFLRTTLDNFAVAYKAGRANAFKDMDVRGLINNIAHSKDVAGENFEALYKEFKENAEAAGIHVHYAKTGDEANQIIAQIAKDTDCKKIVKSKSMTAEETLLNHDLEDAGLEVTETDLGEWIIQLRHEGPSHMVMPAIHLSRYQVGDLFTEVTGKHQDAEIEKLVKVARRELRQKYVEADMGITGANFAVAETGGIGLVTNEGNARLVSTLPRVHVALMGIDKLLPSLHDALRILKVLPRNATGQQITSYVTWITGANECLSAEDGKKEIHYVVLDNGRSELLKDPLFSQVNRCVRCGACANVCPVYRLVGGHKMGHIYIGAIGLILTYFFHGKDKAKNLVQNCINCEACKDVCAGGIDLPRLIKEIHARIQDEDGHPLPSILLSKVLRNRKLFHTLLRTAKWGQKPVAEKDGFIRHLPMIFSKEHSFRALPTIADKPFRDWWKENRPVVEKPKLRVALFSGCVQDFVYPEQMQAAVELFAANNVTMEYPMEQSCCGLPVQMMGEMEASRDVAKQNLRAFEPEAYDYIITLCASCAAHLKHNYPKLVMDRPALKYRADAFADKIIDYSSFVNDVLKVKKSDFKESNEKATYHAPCHLCRGLDVHEAPRQLIEKGGMEYVECTEEEVCCGFGGTFSMKFPELSAELLNKKLTNVEATGATTLLTDCPGCIMQLRGGLKTRGSKIKVKHVSEVLAENKK, from the coding sequence ATGCAGAATGCCAAAGACCTGAAAGAATACCGTAAGGAAATGCAGGAGTCCCTGGACAACGAATTCCTGCGGACGACTCTTGATAATTTTGCCGTGGCCTATAAGGCAGGACGCGCCAACGCCTTCAAAGATATGGACGTGCGCGGCCTAATCAACAACATTGCCCACTCCAAGGACGTTGCCGGAGAAAACTTTGAAGCCCTATACAAGGAATTCAAGGAGAATGCCGAGGCCGCAGGTATCCACGTCCACTATGCAAAAACCGGCGATGAAGCGAACCAGATCATCGCCCAGATTGCCAAGGACACCGACTGCAAAAAAATAGTCAAATCCAAATCCATGACCGCCGAGGAAACCCTGCTCAACCATGATCTGGAAGACGCAGGACTTGAGGTCACCGAGACCGACCTGGGCGAATGGATCATTCAGTTGCGCCACGAGGGACCGTCCCACATGGTCATGCCCGCCATCCACCTGTCCCGTTATCAGGTTGGTGACCTCTTCACCGAAGTCACAGGCAAGCATCAGGATGCAGAGATCGAAAAGCTGGTCAAGGTTGCCCGTCGCGAACTTCGACAGAAATACGTCGAAGCGGACATGGGCATTACCGGCGCAAACTTTGCCGTAGCTGAAACAGGCGGTATAGGACTGGTTACCAACGAGGGTAACGCCCGTCTGGTATCTACTCTTCCCCGCGTGCACGTGGCCCTCATGGGAATCGATAAACTGCTGCCTTCCCTGCACGACGCTCTGCGCATCCTGAAAGTCCTGCCGAGGAATGCCACGGGCCAGCAGATCACATCGTATGTAACCTGGATTACCGGCGCCAACGAATGCCTTTCTGCCGAAGACGGCAAGAAAGAAATTCACTATGTTGTGCTGGACAATGGCCGTTCCGAATTGCTCAAGGACCCGCTGTTCTCCCAGGTCAATCGCTGCGTCCGCTGTGGAGCCTGTGCCAATGTTTGCCCGGTCTATCGACTGGTAGGCGGTCACAAGATGGGCCACATCTACATCGGCGCCATCGGCCTGATCCTGACATACTTCTTCCATGGTAAAGACAAGGCCAAGAACCTTGTTCAGAACTGTATCAACTGTGAAGCGTGCAAGGATGTCTGCGCTGGTGGCATTGACCTGCCCAGACTTATCAAAGAAATCCATGCCCGTATTCAAGACGAAGACGGACACCCGCTGCCAAGCATCCTGCTGAGCAAGGTTCTCAGAAACCGCAAACTCTTCCACACCTTGCTCCGCACTGCCAAATGGGGCCAGAAGCCCGTGGCTGAAAAAGACGGATTCATCCGCCATCTGCCCATGATCTTCTCCAAGGAACACAGCTTCCGCGCCCTGCCGACCATTGCAGATAAGCCTTTCCGCGATTGGTGGAAGGAAAACCGCCCCGTAGTGGAAAAGCCCAAACTCAGGGTCGCCCTGTTCTCAGGCTGTGTGCAGGACTTTGTCTATCCCGAACAAATGCAGGCTGCCGTCGAACTCTTTGCAGCCAACAACGTGACCATGGAATACCCCATGGAACAATCCTGTTGTGGTCTGCCGGTGCAGATGATGGGCGAGATGGAGGCATCTCGTGACGTCGCCAAGCAGAACCTGCGCGCATTCGAGCCTGAGGCTTATGATTATATCATCACACTGTGCGCCTCCTGTGCGGCCCACCTCAAGCACAACTACCCGAAACTGGTTATGGACAGACCTGCTCTGAAATATAGGGCAGACGCCTTTGCCGACAAGATCATCGATTACTCTTCCTTCGTGAATGATGTTCTCAAAGTGAAGAAATCCGATTTCAAGGAAAGCAATGAAAAGGCTACCTACCACGCGCCCTGCCACCTTTGTCGTGGTCTGGACGTCCATGAGGCTCCCCGCCAGCTCATCGAAAAGGGCGGCATGGAATATGTGGAATGTACCGAGGAAGAAGTCTGCTGCGGATTCGGCGGCACTTTCTCCATGAAATTCCCGGAGCTCTCTGCCGAGCTGCTCAACAAGAAGCTCACCAATGTGGAAGCAACCGGAGCAACAACCCTGCTGACCGACTGCCCCGGCTGCATCATGCAACTGCGTGGCGGTTTGAAAACTCGCGGATCCAAGATCAAGGTCAAGCACGTGTCCGAAGTGCTGGCCGAAAACAAGAAATAA
- a CDS encoding DHCW motif cupin fold protein, whose amino-acid sequence MNEKNIPFQTVDWSTVPKTEHKGHTGVAYWQTLQFAGLRVRVVEYTPGYVADHWCEKGHIVYCLEGEVTNERQGASDSVLTPGMSYIVSDDLSSHRSVTEKGVKLLIIDGDFLQLNP is encoded by the coding sequence ATGAACGAAAAGAATATTCCGTTTCAAACTGTCGACTGGTCAACTGTTCCGAAGACAGAACACAAAGGTCATACAGGTGTCGCCTATTGGCAGACGCTGCAATTTGCTGGATTGCGTGTCAGGGTTGTTGAATATACTCCTGGGTATGTCGCTGACCACTGGTGTGAAAAGGGGCATATTGTGTATTGTCTTGAGGGAGAAGTGACTAATGAACGCCAGGGTGCTTCGGATTCTGTCCTGACTCCGGGCATGTCCTACATTGTTTCGGATGACTTGAGTTCACACAGGTCTGTGACAGAAAAGGGCGTGAAACTTTTGATTATCGATGGGGATTTTTTGCAGTTGAATCCTTGA
- a CDS encoding multidrug resistance efflux transporter family protein: MFRIIFIGVVAAFFFSSTFVLNRAMSLEGGHWVWSASLRYFWMLVILGVWLLVTGKGRLGLDAVKLFFRHWVFWTLAGSVGFGVFYALITFSSVFAPGWVVAATWQTTILATPLVLLAFGRRIPLKALALTVIIFIGVVLVNLEQASATGWREMLLGALPVLVAAFAYPFGNQLVWEARRGEKSFVPSIDHPAMDDPFCRVLLLTFGSLPLWVILIAVTMPPLPSTGQVAQTALVALCSGVIATSLFLYARYHARNTAELAAADCTQSMEVVFSLAGEALLLGHVVPGSLGWTGIALTMLGLMLYVTVQSRQ, from the coding sequence ATGTTCCGTATCATATTCATCGGTGTCGTAGCGGCTTTCTTCTTCAGTTCCACTTTTGTGCTCAATCGGGCCATGTCCCTTGAGGGCGGTCATTGGGTCTGGTCAGCCAGCCTCCGATATTTCTGGATGCTGGTGATTCTCGGTGTGTGGCTTCTTGTGACCGGCAAGGGCCGTCTCGGGCTGGATGCAGTCAAGTTGTTCTTTCGGCATTGGGTATTCTGGACTTTGGCCGGTTCGGTCGGATTCGGCGTGTTTTACGCGCTCATCACCTTCAGCTCGGTCTTTGCTCCCGGCTGGGTCGTGGCTGCCACATGGCAGACAACGATTCTAGCCACACCGTTGGTCCTGCTGGCGTTTGGGCGAAGAATTCCGCTCAAGGCTCTGGCTTTGACCGTGATTATCTTCATCGGCGTGGTGCTGGTAAATCTTGAACAGGCTTCGGCAACGGGCTGGCGAGAAATGCTGCTGGGCGCATTGCCCGTACTTGTCGCGGCGTTTGCCTATCCTTTTGGTAATCAGTTGGTCTGGGAGGCTCGCAGAGGTGAAAAGTCCTTTGTACCGTCCATTGACCATCCGGCCATGGATGATCCGTTTTGCCGTGTGCTTTTGCTCACGTTCGGATCACTGCCGCTTTGGGTGATACTCATTGCGGTCACCATGCCGCCACTTCCATCAACTGGCCAGGTTGCGCAGACTGCTCTCGTCGCACTGTGCTCAGGCGTGATTGCAACATCTCTCTTTTTATATGCCCGGTATCATGCTCGGAATACGGCTGAATTGGCTGCTGCCGACTGCACGCAGTCCATGGAGGTCGTGTTTTCTCTCGCTGGTGAAGCTTTGCTCCTGGGGCACGTTGTTCCGGGTTCTCTCGGGTGGACTGGTATTGCCCTGACAATGCTGGGCCTCATGCTCTATGTGACCGTTCAGAGCAGACAGTAG
- the typA gene encoding translational GTPase TypA gives MSNTVQNTELRNIAIIAHVDHGKTTLVDAMFKQSGLFREGQDVDERIMDSMDLERERGITIAAKNCSVCWKGTKINIIDTPGHADFGGEVERSLSMADGAILLVDASEGPLPQTRFVLKKALEQGLSLMVVINKVDRQDARPDEVLDEIYDLFIDLDANEEQLDFPLLYAIGRDGIAMKTAEERGENLHILLDMIIEKVPGPSYNPDEPFQMLVSDLSYSDYLGRLAIGKIHHGVAKSNDQLICLADNDKVLPLKVTKLQTYDGLKVVPTEVCAPGDIVVVAGIEDVHIGDTICTKESPKALPRITVDEPTVAMRFGINTSPLAGKEGKHVQTNKIRERLHKETLLNVAIQVEDSENRDAYLVKGRGEFQMAILVEQMRREGFELSVGRPEVIIKEENGKKMEPIEHLFVDCDEDFMGIVSEKIQSRKGRMTNMVNNGTGRVRLEFSVPSRSLIGYRDEFLTDTKGTGIMNSYLEGYGEHRGDFSSRYTGSLVADRAGKGVAYGLFNLEPRGRIFIVPGDPVYEGMIIGEHNRENDINVNASKEKKLTNMRASGKDEAVILTPVKPMTLEYALNFIKDDEQVEVTPLSIRLRKLELSALVRHREEGKKKKPKDQ, from the coding sequence ATGAGCAACACAGTACAGAACACCGAGCTTCGCAATATCGCCATCATCGCCCACGTTGACCACGGCAAGACCACCCTCGTGGACGCCATGTTCAAACAGTCGGGCCTCTTCCGCGAAGGCCAGGACGTGGACGAACGCATCATGGATTCCATGGACCTGGAACGAGAACGCGGCATCACCATCGCCGCCAAAAACTGCTCGGTTTGCTGGAAGGGAACCAAGATCAACATCATCGACACCCCCGGCCACGCCGACTTTGGTGGCGAAGTTGAACGTTCCCTGTCCATGGCCGACGGCGCCATCCTGTTGGTGGACGCATCCGAAGGCCCGCTGCCCCAGACCCGCTTCGTTTTGAAGAAAGCGCTGGAACAGGGTCTTTCCCTCATGGTTGTCATCAACAAGGTTGACCGCCAGGATGCACGTCCCGACGAAGTGCTTGATGAAATTTATGACCTGTTCATCGACCTGGACGCCAATGAGGAGCAGTTGGACTTCCCGCTGCTCTACGCCATCGGCCGTGACGGCATCGCCATGAAAACGGCTGAGGAACGAGGCGAGAACCTGCACATCCTGCTTGACATGATTATTGAGAAAGTGCCCGGACCGTCCTACAACCCAGACGAACCGTTCCAGATGCTCGTCTCCGATCTTTCCTACTCCGACTATCTGGGCCGCCTTGCCATCGGCAAGATCCATCACGGTGTCGCCAAGTCCAATGATCAGCTCATCTGCCTGGCTGACAACGACAAGGTTCTTCCGCTCAAGGTCACCAAGCTTCAGACCTATGACGGACTGAAGGTCGTCCCCACCGAAGTCTGCGCCCCCGGTGACATCGTCGTTGTCGCAGGTATCGAAGATGTCCACATCGGCGACACCATCTGCACCAAGGAATCTCCCAAAGCTCTGCCCCGCATCACTGTTGATGAACCCACTGTTGCAATGCGATTCGGCATCAACACCTCGCCTCTGGCAGGCAAGGAAGGCAAACACGTTCAGACCAACAAGATCAGGGAACGACTCCACAAGGAAACCCTGCTCAACGTGGCTATTCAGGTGGAAGACAGCGAAAACCGCGACGCATACCTGGTCAAAGGACGCGGCGAGTTCCAGATGGCCATTCTGGTTGAACAGATGCGCCGTGAAGGTTTCGAGCTGTCCGTTGGACGTCCCGAGGTTATCATCAAGGAAGAAAACGGCAAGAAGATGGAGCCCATTGAACACCTGTTCGTCGATTGCGACGAAGATTTCATGGGTATTGTTTCCGAGAAAATCCAGTCCCGCAAGGGCCGCATGACCAATATGGTCAACAACGGCACAGGTCGGGTTCGCCTCGAATTTTCCGTGCCTTCCCGCTCTCTCATCGGCTACCGTGACGAGTTCCTGACCGACACCAAGGGTACCGGCATCATGAACTCCTATCTGGAAGGCTACGGTGAACACCGTGGCGATTTCAGCTCACGTTACACAGGTTCCCTGGTCGCTGACCGCGCAGGCAAAGGTGTTGCATACGGCCTGTTCAACCTTGAGCCGCGTGGCCGCATCTTCATTGTACCCGGTGATCCGGTCTACGAAGGAATGATCATCGGTGAACACAATCGCGAAAACGACATCAACGTCAACGCGAGCAAGGAAAAGAAGCTCACCAACATGCGCGCATCCGGAAAAGACGAGGCAGTTATCCTCACCCCGGTCAAGCCCATGACACTGGAATACGCTCTGAACTTCATCAAGGACGACGAGCAGGTCGAAGTGACCCCTCTGTCCATCCGCCTGAGGAAGCTGGAGCTGTCCGCCCTTGTTCGCCACCGCGAAGAAGGCAAGAAGAAAAAACCGAAAGACCAATAG
- the aspA gene encoding aspartate ammonia-lyase yields MEYRIEHDSLGEVEVPKDAYYGVQTKRALDNFHISGITMSHYPRLINSLAYVKLAAAEANASLGMLDEQKSRAISRACEEILSGRLHDQFVVDVMQGGAGTSSNMNANEVICNRALELMGFEKGSYDQLHPLNDVNMSQSTNDVYPSALRIALILEVRELMDALQYLKKAFAAKGKEFTDVLKMGRTQLQDAVPMTLGQEFSAWAVMVGEDVQRLDEAQHLVHEINMGATAIGTGLNSHPDYTRTVTEKLIKSTTLQLVSSPDLVEATQDTGAYVQLSGVLKRVAVKLSKICNDLRLLSSGPRCGLNEINLPPMQPGSSIMPGKVNPVIPEVVNQVAFAVVGNDVTISMASEAGQLELNVMEPVIGYSLFQSMNMLQRASRTLADKCVSGITANRERCRELVENSIGLVTALNPFIGYEKSAEIAKEAMKSGRSVYEIVLEKGYLSQEEIDDILKPENMVKPRYYTRS; encoded by the coding sequence ATAGAATACAGAATTGAACATGACAGTCTCGGTGAAGTTGAAGTGCCGAAAGATGCCTATTATGGTGTCCAGACCAAGCGTGCTCTTGATAATTTTCATATTTCCGGCATTACAATGTCCCACTATCCCAGATTGATCAACTCTCTTGCGTACGTCAAACTGGCGGCAGCGGAAGCCAATGCCTCTCTCGGCATGCTGGACGAGCAGAAAAGTCGGGCCATATCGCGTGCCTGCGAGGAAATACTGTCAGGCAGACTGCATGATCAGTTTGTGGTGGATGTCATGCAGGGTGGGGCCGGAACCTCGTCCAACATGAATGCCAACGAAGTTATTTGTAACCGGGCCTTGGAATTGATGGGATTTGAAAAAGGGAGCTATGATCAACTGCATCCCTTGAATGACGTGAACATGTCCCAGTCTACCAACGATGTGTATCCGTCCGCCTTGAGGATTGCGCTGATACTTGAGGTTCGTGAGTTAATGGATGCGCTGCAATACCTGAAGAAAGCCTTTGCTGCCAAAGGCAAAGAATTTACGGATGTGCTCAAGATGGGGCGCACCCAGTTGCAGGATGCAGTGCCCATGACTCTCGGGCAGGAGTTTTCCGCATGGGCGGTTATGGTCGGCGAAGATGTGCAGCGACTTGATGAAGCCCAGCATCTTGTGCATGAAATCAATATGGGGGCCACGGCTATCGGCACGGGGCTCAACTCTCATCCCGATTACACACGCACTGTGACGGAAAAGCTCATTAAATCAACGACGTTGCAACTTGTTTCCTCGCCCGATCTTGTTGAGGCGACACAGGATACCGGGGCATATGTCCAGCTTTCCGGTGTGCTCAAGCGCGTGGCAGTCAAACTGTCCAAAATCTGTAATGATCTGCGTCTGCTCTCCAGCGGTCCTCGCTGTGGTCTCAATGAGATAAACCTGCCTCCCATGCAGCCCGGTTCTTCCATCATGCCGGGCAAAGTCAATCCGGTTATCCCCGAAGTCGTCAACCAGGTGGCCTTTGCAGTTGTCGGCAATGATGTAACCATTTCCATGGCCTCCGAAGCCGGACAGCTTGAATTGAATGTTATGGAACCCGTCATTGGCTATTCCCTGTTCCAGTCCATGAACATGTTGCAACGTGCCAGTCGGACTCTGGCCGACAAGTGTGTGTCCGGCATTACAGCCAATCGAGAACGATGCCGGGAACTTGTGGAGAATTCCATTGGTCTGGTCACGGCGTTGAATCCGTTTATCGGGTACGAGAAATCCGCCGAGATTGCCAAAGAAGCCATGAAGTCGGGACGATCGGTCTATGAGATCGTGCTGGAAAAAGGTTATCTGAGTCAGGAAGAGATAGACGATATCCTCAAACCGGAAAACATGGTTAAACCACGGTATTATACACGGTCTTAG
- a CDS encoding lactate utilization protein, with product MSSNEALYQQFVEKAELVSAFVTTIGSEKEAVDYVINLCDKKEACQLLVSGCEADLSEKAEALCDTKQKKIIAAPGLKSDLYKTLAAQSQKAGFDCIDSGLRDNLAGVDIGFTIAEYGIADTGTLMLDCPSEELRLATMVSEYHVCVLPKSKIRANTYGVEKMMLTRMKKTPDYLAFITGASRTADIERVLALGVHGPLELHILILEDQ from the coding sequence ATGTCTTCCAATGAAGCATTGTATCAGCAGTTTGTGGAAAAAGCGGAACTCGTCTCCGCCTTCGTGACAACTATCGGCAGCGAAAAAGAAGCCGTCGATTACGTCATAAACCTATGCGACAAAAAAGAAGCCTGTCAGCTTCTGGTCAGCGGCTGTGAAGCCGATCTTTCTGAAAAAGCCGAAGCCCTGTGTGACACAAAGCAGAAAAAAATTATCGCTGCACCGGGGCTGAAAAGCGATTTATACAAAACGCTGGCAGCCCAATCTCAAAAGGCCGGATTTGATTGTATTGATTCCGGCTTGCGCGACAATCTGGCCGGTGTGGATATCGGATTCACCATTGCCGAGTATGGCATTGCCGACACCGGAACGCTGATGCTCGACTGTCCGAGCGAAGAGCTCCGTCTTGCGACCATGGTCAGCGAATACCATGTCTGTGTGTTGCCCAAATCCAAGATTCGGGCCAACACCTACGGTGTGGAAAAGATGATGCTTACCCGTATGAAGAAAACGCCGGATTACTTGGCCTTCATCACTGGCGCCAGCCGCACAGCTGATATCGAACGAGTGCTTGCCCTTGGCGTGCACGGCCCCCTTGAACTCCATATCCTTATTCTGGAGGATCAATAA
- a CDS encoding HU family DNA-binding protein, translating to MTKAELVAKIAEKNGTSKAQAESSMNAILDIIQDELAAGNKLTLTGFGTFSVSERKARTGRNPRTGAEIKIPATKVAQFKPGKVLKDAVK from the coding sequence ATGACCAAAGCTGAACTCGTAGCAAAGATTGCTGAAAAGAACGGCACTTCCAAAGCCCAGGCTGAATCTTCCATGAACGCCATTCTCGACATCATTCAGGACGAGCTGGCCGCTGGCAACAAGTTGACCCTGACCGGTTTCGGAACATTCAGCGTCAGCGAAAGAAAAGCCCGCACCGGCCGCAATCCCCGTACTGGCGCTGAAATCAAGATTCCCGCCACCAAAGTTGCCCAGTTCAAGCCCGGCAAAGTCCTCAAAGACGCCGTAAAATAG
- a CDS encoding septal ring lytic transglycosylase RlpA family protein, whose translation MRHLVSLLALLALLVMAGCGTINPFPKHVYSTPPSAKGRAVPSGYDPKTNPYTVMGRTYYPLKTAHGYDEVGMASWYGKDFHGKKTANGYIYNMYGVTAAHKLLPLGTEVQVTNLENNRSIVLVINDRGPFVHGRILDLSYGAAKKLGTVERGVAKVRITAVGTVPGAKTQVAVSSAKQYHVRVGAFADKSNAERVHRRLVDNGYGNANIKMVFRNGQVLHVVQAGSFSSRDRAEQVLERLKDDFPTSYIIS comes from the coding sequence ATGCGTCATCTCGTGTCCTTGCTCGCGCTGTTGGCCCTGCTGGTCATGGCCGGTTGTGGAACGATCAATCCTTTTCCGAAGCATGTGTATTCCACTCCGCCTTCGGCAAAAGGTAGGGCTGTGCCATCCGGCTATGATCCCAAGACCAACCCGTATACAGTCATGGGCCGGACCTATTATCCTCTGAAGACAGCCCACGGATATGATGAAGTTGGTATGGCTTCCTGGTATGGCAAGGATTTTCACGGCAAGAAAACAGCCAATGGGTATATATACAATATGTATGGTGTCACCGCAGCCCACAAGCTTCTGCCCTTGGGGACAGAGGTTCAGGTGACCAATCTTGAAAACAATCGAAGCATTGTTCTCGTCATCAATGATCGTGGTCCTTTCGTGCATGGACGAATACTTGATCTGTCCTACGGGGCGGCCAAAAAACTCGGCACTGTGGAACGAGGGGTCGCCAAAGTCAGGATTACGGCGGTAGGGACAGTGCCTGGTGCAAAGACTCAAGTGGCTGTTTCGTCAGCAAAACAGTATCATGTCCGGGTGGGAGCCTTCGCGGACAAGAGCAATGCGGAGCGGGTCCACCGTCGACTCGTGGACAATGGCTACGGAAATGCCAATATAAAAATGGTTTTTCGCAATGGACAGGTTCTGCATGTTGTTCAGGCCGGAAGTTTTTCAAGTCGAGATAGAGCTGAACAAGTGCTTGAACGTCTGAAAGATGATTTTCCTACCAGTTATATTATCAGTTAG